The Candidatus Nitrosotalea sinensis genome contains a region encoding:
- a CDS encoding malate dehydrogenase, with the protein MITIIGSGKVGGAAALFTALRKVTDEILLLDVVQGLPQGEAMDINHMLAEKGIDVNVRGSNDYSEMKGSDIVVVVAGSGRKPGMTRMDLLKINASIVKGVVENIKTYAKDSMIIPVTNPLDPMAYLTYKVSGFQKNRVFGMGGMLDLSRFVQFIHESTGYSRNSIRGLVIGEHGENMLPLPRFSTVSGVPLNSLLPKDKIEEIVQGTRQVAAKVIELKGATVHAPGNAISTIIEAVLNDTKQVIPVATYLDGEYGYSDVTIGVPAVIGKNGVEKIVELDLDSNEKEWFKKGVESVKNAISNL; encoded by the coding sequence ATGATTACAATTATCGGTTCCGGTAAAGTGGGCGGTGCTGCTGCATTATTTACCGCTCTGAGAAAAGTTACTGATGAAATACTCTTGTTAGATGTAGTACAAGGTCTTCCTCAAGGAGAGGCCATGGATATCAATCACATGTTAGCAGAAAAAGGAATTGATGTAAACGTTAGAGGTTCAAATGATTATTCTGAAATGAAAGGCTCTGATATCGTAGTAGTTGTTGCTGGATCAGGAAGAAAACCTGGAATGACCAGGATGGATCTTTTGAAAATAAATGCATCCATAGTCAAGGGTGTAGTGGAAAATATCAAAACATATGCAAAAGATTCAATGATAATTCCCGTTACTAATCCGTTGGATCCTATGGCATATCTAACCTACAAGGTTTCAGGATTCCAAAAAAATCGTGTATTTGGAATGGGTGGCATGCTTGACTTGTCACGATTTGTACAATTTATTCATGAGTCTACTGGTTATTCTAGAAACTCAATACGTGGTCTTGTAATAGGTGAACACGGGGAAAACATGTTGCCACTACCGAGATTTTCTACCGTATCGGGGGTTCCACTAAATTCTCTATTACCTAAAGATAAAATTGAAGAAATTGTGCAAGGGACAAGACAAGTTGCTGCAAAAGTAATAGAATTGAAGGGCGCAACAGTTCATGCACCTGGTAATGCAATATCTACCATAATTGAAGCAGTTCTAAATGATACTAAGCAGGTAATTCCCGTTGCAACCTATTTGGATGGAGAATATGGTTACTCTGATGTTACAATCGGTGTTCCTGCAGTAATAGGTAAAAATGGTGTTGAAAAAATAGTGGAATTGGATTTGGATTCCAACGAAAAAGAATGGTTCAAAAAAGGAGTAGAAAGCGTAAAAAATGCCATATCTAATCTGTGA
- the larC gene encoding nickel pincer cofactor biosynthesis protein LarC: protein MVLVIDSQIAGISGDMLLSSLVNMGANKSKIIDRVYTAEEYLNGSKILKLDFEKIIKHGTSATHLVLETDEKYHERKGIEIQECILSMSDKIGLSEKAKVFAHESVKSLLHAEAKIHGEPLGSVHFHEASSIDTVIDIVGTAIALDDLNLFAEKIIATPVAVGGGNLEFSHGITSNPASAILEIFRDSNIAIVGGQAREEMTTPTGASLLVNLADECVEFYPGMKIEAIGYGAGNKDFDRFPNILKIVKGHSIDEFQSDTIQVLETNLDDVSGEVIGYMIDKLMINGAKDVTVTNGITKKGRPTNLVSIICDSSTIDNLINILVLETGTLGVRVRSSNRYIVPRTIVTIPIAIHGKNFSIRCKIAKNNDSIRHFKVESDDIKLVADSLLLPFRQVQDLINEEVKHRLNTK from the coding sequence ATGGTATTAGTTATTGACTCACAAATAGCTGGGATTTCAGGCGACATGTTACTTTCTTCATTGGTTAACATGGGTGCAAATAAATCTAAAATAATTGACAGAGTATATACTGCAGAGGAATATCTCAATGGCTCAAAAATTCTAAAATTAGATTTTGAGAAAATTATCAAACATGGAACATCTGCCACACACCTTGTTTTAGAAACAGATGAGAAATACCATGAAAGAAAAGGGATTGAAATTCAAGAGTGTATATTATCAATGTCAGATAAAATTGGATTATCAGAGAAAGCTAAAGTTTTTGCCCATGAGAGTGTGAAATCATTACTACATGCAGAGGCAAAAATACATGGTGAGCCTCTCGGATCAGTGCATTTTCATGAAGCATCAAGTATTGATACAGTCATAGACATAGTAGGCACTGCCATTGCATTAGATGATTTAAATTTATTTGCAGAAAAAATTATTGCAACACCAGTAGCAGTCGGAGGAGGAAATTTAGAATTTTCTCATGGAATTACATCAAATCCTGCAAGTGCCATTTTAGAAATATTTCGAGATTCAAACATAGCAATAGTTGGCGGACAGGCAAGAGAAGAAATGACTACACCAACTGGTGCTAGTCTACTTGTAAATTTGGCAGATGAGTGTGTAGAATTTTACCCCGGGATGAAGATAGAAGCAATAGGATACGGAGCAGGAAATAAAGACTTTGATAGGTTTCCTAACATTTTGAAGATTGTAAAAGGTCACAGCATTGATGAATTCCAATCAGATACCATTCAAGTTCTTGAAACAAATCTTGATGATGTATCAGGAGAGGTAATAGGGTACATGATTGACAAATTAATGATAAATGGTGCGAAAGATGTTACAGTTACAAACGGCATTACAAAAAAAGGAAGGCCAACCAATCTTGTTTCCATAATATGTGATTCATCAACCATTGATAATTTGATCAACATATTGGTTTTAGAGACAGGAACTCTTGGAGTAAGAGTGAGATCATCTAATCGCTACATTGTTCCAAGAACAATCGTTACAATTCCAATTGCAATACATGGAAAGAATTTTTCTATAAGATGCAAGATTGCAAAGAATAATGATAGCATAAGACATTTCAAAGTAGAGTCAGATGATATAAAATTGGTTGCAGACTCATTATTACTTCCATTTAGACAAGTACAAGATTTGATAAATGAGGAAGTAAAACATAGGTTAAACACAAAATGA
- the larE gene encoding ATP-dependent sacrificial sulfur transferase LarE, producing MKKIDDLIEWFVGKQNVLVALSGGVDSALVAYAAYKALGTHAVAVTADYKTLSQEELEIAKKVCQEIGIRHIIIEYNELENPEFVKNDKNRCFHCRTELADHLLEISEKENIKIIVDGTNLDDLTEYRPGIVALKKNGVQSPLVESKFTKSDIRHVAREVGLSIHDKPSNSCLASRIPWGTTVTAEKLARIEKSEIMIKQLFGIRQVRVRDLNNNASIEVDKNEITLLQDKEKMGILDEYLNRLGFLSTAIDPNGYRPGKLNVITD from the coding sequence ATGAAAAAAATAGATGATTTGATTGAGTGGTTTGTAGGAAAACAAAATGTACTAGTAGCCCTCTCAGGTGGAGTTGATAGTGCTTTAGTAGCTTACGCAGCTTACAAGGCATTAGGCACACATGCAGTGGCGGTAACTGCAGACTACAAGACACTGTCTCAGGAAGAATTAGAGATTGCAAAAAAAGTTTGTCAAGAGATAGGAATTAGACATATAATCATAGAGTATAACGAACTTGAAAATCCAGAGTTTGTGAAAAATGATAAAAACAGATGTTTTCATTGCAGAACAGAGCTTGCGGATCATCTTCTTGAAATATCAGAAAAAGAAAATATCAAGATAATTGTAGACGGTACCAATCTCGATGATCTTACAGAATATAGACCAGGAATAGTTGCATTGAAAAAAAATGGAGTCCAAAGTCCATTGGTGGAAAGTAAATTTACAAAATCAGATATTAGACATGTTGCAAGAGAAGTAGGATTATCAATACATGACAAACCGTCAAATTCTTGTTTGGCATCACGCATTCCATGGGGTACCACTGTGACTGCTGAAAAACTTGCAAGAATAGAAAAAAGCGAAATTATGATAAAGCAACTTTTTGGGATAAGACAGGTAAGAGTTAGAGATTTGAATAACAATGCAAGCATAGAAGTAGATAAGAATGAAATTACTTTACTGCAAGATAAAGAAAAAATGGGAATACTTGATGAATATTTGAATAGGCTTGGATTTCTTAGTACAGCAATAGATCCTAACGGCTATAGACCTGGTAAATTAAACGTGATAACAGATTGA
- a CDS encoding cysteine desulfurase family protein, producing the protein MIYLDNAASTQVHEKVIEKMIPFFREQYGNPSSIHSHGRLASTSIQNARKQIASLINADSKEILLTSGGTESNNTAIYGAVSQNKGKHIITSSIEHDAILEPCKRLEREGYRVSYLPVDKYGLIDPDDLRKEISEDTCLITIMYANNEVGTIQPIKEISHIARENNVIFHTDAVQAVGKIPIDVKESGIDLLSISSHKIHGPKGVGALYIKKGTKISPLILGGGQENGLRSGTENVASIVGFGAACALAKDHMDENMVYLKQLSDRLISRVVQEISHTTLNGHPDKRIPNNTHFTFLGVNGEDLIIKLDENKISASTGSACSVKIQKASHVLKAMGFSHEQVTGSLRLTVGITNTEQEIDNAVDILKKVVRELRAVSPYKNKYNF; encoded by the coding sequence TTGATTTATCTAGATAACGCTGCATCGACCCAGGTTCATGAGAAAGTAATAGAAAAAATGATACCATTTTTTAGAGAGCAGTATGGAAATCCATCTTCCATTCATAGTCATGGTAGACTTGCAAGTACATCAATCCAAAATGCTAGAAAACAAATTGCATCACTCATCAATGCAGACAGTAAGGAAATACTCTTAACATCAGGCGGAACAGAATCAAACAATACCGCAATTTATGGCGCAGTATCACAAAATAAAGGTAAACACATCATAACATCATCCATCGAACATGATGCAATACTTGAACCATGCAAACGACTTGAAAGAGAGGGGTACAGAGTATCTTATCTCCCAGTGGATAAATACGGTTTGATAGATCCGGATGATCTTAGGAAAGAGATCTCCGAGGATACTTGTTTGATTACAATAATGTATGCAAATAATGAAGTAGGAACCATACAACCAATCAAAGAAATATCGCACATAGCAAGAGAAAATAATGTTATTTTTCATACGGATGCAGTTCAGGCAGTAGGAAAGATACCCATAGACGTGAAAGAGTCAGGAATTGATCTGCTTTCAATATCATCACATAAGATCCACGGTCCAAAAGGTGTTGGAGCGTTATACATCAAAAAGGGTACAAAAATATCACCTTTGATACTAGGAGGAGGACAGGAAAATGGTCTTAGATCCGGTACTGAGAATGTTGCAAGCATTGTAGGATTTGGTGCTGCATGTGCACTTGCAAAAGATCACATGGATGAGAATATGGTATACCTCAAACAATTAAGTGATAGATTAATCTCAAGGGTTGTCCAAGAGATATCACATACGACACTCAATGGGCATCCAGATAAGAGAATTCCTAATAACACACATTTTACTTTTCTAGGTGTCAATGGAGAAGATCTAATAATAAAATTAGATGAAAATAAAATATCAGCATCTACAGGTTCTGCATGTTCTGTCAAGATACAAAAGGCATCACATGTTTTAAAAGCAATGGGTTTTTCACATGAACAGGTAACAGGATCATTACGACTTACAGTAGGGATAACAAATACAGAACAAGAAATAGACAATGCAGTAGATATTTTAAAGAAAGTAGTAAGAGAACTCCGTGCAGTGTCACCCTACAAAAATAAATATAATTTTTAA
- a CDS encoding peptidase, translating to MVVEVIVREDNTQLDQALGQPAVTVDGKNLQMVQGSDGNWYAFFANTDKAKQADQAALSGLPGQSVDFGVFCSGSTPSTVLGMDVSRTDGVAIPDSAGLSGTTQGTAGFNSCSGIPTAPSNQNNVVRNIPSLNTNSKVPVGQTGINQNVWPVIQLFTFSDNVRVEYDRSTGSQSVDLNYSDIPNVSLSLDRTGYPAGADVFATIHDAELSIDPTSQNSWTFNVGPNSATFYQAFSVSGKSASGSGLVNLLPYLSTLGFKDNGKLSMDTSDVVNLKTNSVQTSSSLNGVYNKLVTFIETGPHTGIFQSSYGSVSTIGILPNAPRSHSGSITYNLQSSSIVSGTSTTSLTVGNNQNQFGPGQRETITLTDNNQNINSNMIDQLDVFRSSAKIPTLKIGNPITLSSASNVQFYGNAGSLTVPSSVFDSNSLRLIIDTRTQSMTDFQKITLNLGISTQSLKDLLVDPSQSNSKGTNWVNYDLRSFQKQLGISSFSSTTMTLYFGSIGSSPVTIVTPGMIVTGNGLVQISDSAITSIESMPSGLPVFLEINFNTSGTFSNPTDTQPIVFDLFSFGASNNKQINNAIYRAELQETSPNSGVFSGTIEYAVINQLNQFDPNLIKSLSTFGDNIKFLVNTELTDSNAIHFSVLGTQSSAPVTVTSQNNLPTHTGVVTLDSNNYRIGSDVTITINDPDLATDSNSIVTYTSVNDPNSPALDTVGDNSGNILLEVWIKGFRFHQCTINGATTGGLASTGFTLTETGPGTGIFKGVFKMPSWICNQDGTGLMSPVGGTVQAWYHDFRDQYGRSVVIGSIVSPTTKTSTTSPSPYIPSAMPPKITKYTQINDQSGRPLLESPHVGQTIVFNSMFSNTNYQNSQKISYIVQIKDSNNKIVFLKWVDDYLVNYSTSESIQWIPTSSGTYTAEIYVWNGMDSLVPLVDQNQYAIKVVQ from the coding sequence ATGGTTGTAGAAGTTATCGTACGTGAAGACAATACTCAATTAGATCAAGCATTGGGTCAACCTGCTGTCACAGTGGACGGTAAAAATCTTCAGATGGTTCAAGGTTCTGATGGTAATTGGTATGCTTTTTTTGCTAATACTGACAAAGCAAAACAGGCTGATCAAGCCGCATTATCTGGTCTTCCTGGACAAAGTGTTGATTTTGGAGTATTTTGTTCTGGTTCTACACCATCTACTGTTTTGGGAATGGATGTTTCCCGAACTGACGGTGTAGCAATTCCGGATTCTGCTGGTTTATCTGGTACAACTCAAGGAACTGCAGGTTTTAACTCTTGTAGTGGTATTCCAACTGCTCCTTCAAATCAAAATAATGTTGTTAGAAATATTCCGTCTCTTAATACTAATTCCAAAGTTCCAGTAGGCCAAACAGGCATAAATCAAAACGTATGGCCTGTTATCCAACTTTTTACATTCAGCGATAATGTACGTGTAGAATACGATCGGTCAACAGGTTCACAAAGTGTGGATCTTAATTATTCTGATATTCCAAACGTTTCCTTAAGTCTTGATCGTACGGGATATCCTGCAGGCGCTGATGTTTTTGCAACCATACATGATGCTGAATTGAGTATAGATCCTACGTCACAAAACTCTTGGACGTTTAATGTAGGTCCTAATTCTGCTACATTCTATCAAGCTTTTTCAGTATCTGGTAAGAGTGCAAGTGGTTCTGGCTTGGTGAATCTTCTACCATATCTTAGCACTCTTGGCTTCAAAGACAATGGTAAACTAAGCATGGATACTTCAGATGTTGTTAATTTGAAAACCAATTCTGTTCAAACCAGTTCCTCACTTAACGGTGTATACAATAAGTTGGTGACCTTTATAGAAACTGGTCCACATACTGGAATTTTCCAAAGCTCATACGGCAGCGTATCCACAATAGGCATACTCCCAAATGCTCCTCGTTCTCATTCTGGATCAATTACATATAACCTCCAGAGTTCTTCCATAGTGTCTGGTACTTCTACTACAAGTTTGACTGTAGGTAATAATCAAAATCAATTCGGTCCTGGTCAACGAGAAACCATTACTTTGACTGATAATAATCAAAACATCAATTCTAATATGATTGATCAGCTTGATGTTTTCAGATCATCTGCAAAGATACCTACTTTGAAAATTGGAAATCCCATAACACTAAGCAGTGCATCAAATGTGCAATTTTATGGAAATGCGGGTTCTCTTACCGTGCCATCTTCTGTTTTTGATTCCAATTCATTGAGACTCATAATCGATACTAGAACACAATCTATGACTGATTTTCAGAAAATTACATTAAATCTAGGTATCTCAACACAATCGCTTAAAGATCTTCTTGTTGATCCTAGTCAGTCCAATTCAAAAGGAACTAACTGGGTAAATTATGACTTGAGGTCATTCCAAAAACAACTTGGAATATCATCTTTTTCCAGCACTACTATGACATTATATTTCGGGTCGATTGGTTCATCTCCCGTCACAATTGTAACACCGGGAATGATTGTAACTGGAAATGGCCTAGTTCAGATAAGTGATTCTGCTATTACTTCGATAGAGTCTATGCCATCTGGTTTACCTGTGTTTTTAGAAATTAATTTTAATACTTCTGGTACATTCTCAAATCCTACGGATACTCAACCCATTGTATTTGATCTGTTTTCTTTTGGGGCTAGTAATAATAAACAAATCAACAATGCTATCTACCGAGCAGAGTTACAAGAAACATCTCCCAACTCTGGAGTATTTTCTGGAACGATTGAATATGCTGTGATAAATCAATTAAATCAATTTGATCCAAATCTGATAAAAAGTCTCAGTACTTTTGGTGATAACATCAAATTTCTTGTAAACACCGAACTCACAGACTCTAACGCAATACATTTTTCAGTTTTAGGAACTCAAAGTAGTGCACCTGTCACAGTAACTTCACAAAATAATCTTCCTACACATACAGGTGTGGTTACTCTTGATTCTAACAATTATAGAATTGGTTCTGATGTAACAATCACCATAAATGATCCTGATCTTGCCACTGATTCTAATTCTATCGTGACTTACACAAGTGTAAATGATCCAAACTCCCCCGCATTAGATACTGTAGGTGATAATAGTGGAAACATACTCTTAGAAGTGTGGATTAAGGGATTTCGTTTTCATCAATGTACAATAAATGGGGCAACAACAGGAGGGCTTGCATCTACAGGTTTTACTCTGACTGAAACTGGACCTGGAACAGGAATATTCAAAGGGGTTTTCAAAATGCCTTCGTGGATATGTAATCAAGATGGCACGGGTTTGATGTCTCCTGTAGGGGGCACTGTTCAGGCTTGGTATCATGATTTCAGGGATCAATATGGAAGATCTGTAGTTATTGGATCCATAGTATCACCTACAACTAAAACATCTACAACATCCCCATCTCCATACATACCATCTGCTATGCCTCCAAAGATTACAAAATATACTCAAATTAATGATCAGTCTGGAAGACCACTTTTGGAAAGTCCGCATGTTGGGCAAACTATTGTCTTCAACAGTATGTTTTCAAACACAAATTATCAAAATTCTCAAAAAATATCATACATTGTACAGATAAAAGATAGCAATAACAAGATCGTCTTTCTCAAATGGGTGGATGATTATTTGGTAAATTATTCCACTAGTGAATCAATCCAATGGATTCCTACCTCATCTGGAACTTATACTGCTGAAATTTATGTATGGAATGGGATGGACTCTCTAGTTCCTCTTGTGGATCAAAACCAATACGCAATCAAAGTTGTACAGTAA